A region of Candidatus Cloacimonadaceae bacterium DNA encodes the following proteins:
- the mutL gene encoding DNA mismatch repair endonuclease MutL, translating into MNRIHILSEDVRNKIAAGEVIERPVSVVKELVENSIDAQATAITVNIEKGGKELIQVIDNGFGMSADDAMLAFERHATSKIKTVDDIIHIGSLGFRGEALPSIASVSALTLVTKTVGEETASRIEYSYGRLKDISKASANQGTMISAKGLFKSLPARRKFLKTDQSELRHILKYFHYQAVLYPEISFKLVVDGREKLSYVAAKTMTERMGDVFGSAFFHDDIIAIDDGYEDYRLQGYIFGLEDRSDKLIDIQYTFINGRFINDKTMRHSIKNAYEPFVLKSRVWQKGSTPPYLLFLSVPPEQIDVNVHPAKLEIRFREQQKVHSFTLQSISKALRNYEDLKFAGAKKKFHQAAEVSAASSLEQTIFRNSVEVPRYSEYKKEFGNLYQPDLFRPPVETPRRPSIPIVNPEVRVGDQMEILPNFSNDTVSIRLLLKSEEDYINPWQLHNTYIFFQIEDGLVIVDQHAAHERIIYEKLVHRTKGTPPTRQKLIVPLVIDIPPYISAQIKDLIETNLELLEKTGFVLKKFSGDSLVIEEIPAELSDWQGGKIFIEILKQLEEEMEIGADFREGLAKSIACKAAIKAGQRLTRKEMLNLINNLFACETPYFCPHGRPLIIKMNLGDFEKKFKRQL; encoded by the coding sequence ATGAACCGCATACATATATTATCCGAGGATGTCCGCAACAAGATCGCCGCCGGCGAAGTGATCGAACGTCCTGTTTCCGTAGTCAAGGAACTGGTGGAAAACTCCATCGACGCGCAAGCGACAGCGATCACCGTCAATATCGAAAAGGGCGGAAAGGAATTGATCCAGGTGATCGACAACGGATTTGGCATGAGTGCGGACGATGCCATGCTCGCTTTTGAACGCCATGCGACCAGCAAAATCAAGACCGTGGACGATATCATCCACATCGGTTCGCTCGGTTTCAGGGGAGAAGCATTGCCCAGCATCGCTTCCGTGAGTGCTCTCACCCTCGTGACCAAAACCGTAGGAGAAGAAACCGCCTCAAGGATCGAATATTCCTATGGCAGATTGAAGGACATCAGCAAAGCCTCCGCCAATCAGGGCACGATGATCAGCGCAAAGGGTCTGTTCAAGAGTCTTCCCGCCCGGCGCAAGTTTCTCAAAACCGATCAATCGGAGCTGCGTCATATCCTGAAGTATTTCCATTATCAAGCGGTGCTCTATCCCGAAATCAGTTTCAAGCTGGTCGTGGACGGACGCGAGAAACTGAGCTACGTCGCGGCAAAAACGATGACCGAGCGGATGGGTGACGTCTTTGGCAGCGCCTTTTTTCACGATGATATCATCGCTATCGATGATGGATATGAGGATTATCGTCTGCAAGGCTATATCTTTGGTCTCGAAGACCGCAGCGACAAACTCATCGACATCCAATACACTTTTATCAACGGGCGTTTCATCAACGACAAGACGATGAGGCACAGCATTAAAAACGCCTATGAACCCTTTGTGCTCAAGTCCCGCGTCTGGCAAAAAGGCAGCACCCCGCCCTATCTTTTGTTTTTGAGCGTTCCTCCCGAACAAATCGACGTGAACGTGCATCCCGCAAAGCTGGAGATCCGGTTTCGTGAACAGCAGAAAGTGCATTCTTTTACCCTGCAGAGCATTAGCAAAGCCCTGAGGAACTATGAGGATCTGAAATTTGCCGGAGCGAAAAAGAAGTTTCACCAAGCCGCGGAAGTTTCCGCTGCCAGCTCTTTGGAACAGACTATCTTTCGCAATAGTGTGGAAGTTCCCCGCTATTCGGAATATAAAAAGGAATTTGGCAATCTCTATCAGCCGGATCTATTTCGTCCGCCGGTGGAAACTCCGAGGCGTCCGAGCATCCCGATCGTCAATCCCGAGGTGAGGGTGGGGGATCAAATGGAGATCCTTCCCAATTTTTCCAACGACACCGTTTCCATCCGTTTGCTCCTGAAAAGCGAAGAAGATTATATCAATCCATGGCAGTTGCACAACACCTATATCTTCTTTCAGATCGAGGATGGGCTCGTGATCGTCGATCAACACGCCGCGCATGAACGCATCATCTATGAAAAGCTGGTGCATCGAACCAAGGGTACTCCGCCCACCCGGCAAAAACTGATCGTGCCTCTGGTGATCGATATTCCGCCCTATATTTCAGCACAGATCAAAGACCTGATCGAAACCAATCTCGAGCTTTTGGAAAAGACCGGTTTCGTGCTTAAAAAGTTCTCCGGCGATTCTTTGGTGATCGAAGAGATTCCTGCCGAACTGAGCGATTGGCAGGGTGGAAAGATCTTTATCGAAATCCTCAAACAACTGGAGGAAGAGATGGAGATCGGGGCGGATTTTCGTGAGGGTCTGGCAAAATCCATTGCCTGCAAAGCCGCTATCAAAGCGGGGCAGAGGCTCACCCGCAAGGAAATGCTCAATCTGATCAACAATCTCTTTGCTTGCGAAACACCATATTTCTGTCCGCATGGGCGTCCGCTAATCATCAAGATGAATCTTGGCGATTTTGAAAAGAAATTCAAACGTCAATTATGA
- the dusB gene encoding tRNA dihydrouridine synthase DusB, which produces MKQLIGNKLWLAPLAGYTDQAFRKLCKDHGADVLVSEMVSADGLVRDSAKTIRYIIFDPVERPFGIQIFGSDPLIMAKAAEFCLAWKPDFIDINMGCPVKKVVRRGAGSALMKNLTLAGEIVKACKSALCGEIPLSVKFRSGWDFNNLNFLEFGMLMQDSGADFLCLHPRTQTQMFSGKSDWDHIALLKKNLSIPLIGNGDIISPKTALQLYSHTNCDSVMIGRGALGKPWIFEQIKELMRGETPSPITKDKLRQCIFDHISLALQIKRESVVVKELRSQIGFYTKGIIGGAELRKRMNSTDSIDEIYELLDSALLI; this is translated from the coding sequence TTGAAGCAGCTAATCGGAAACAAGCTCTGGCTCGCTCCGCTGGCTGGATATACCGATCAGGCTTTTCGTAAGCTCTGCAAAGATCATGGTGCGGACGTCCTCGTCAGCGAAATGGTGAGTGCCGACGGCTTGGTGCGCGATTCCGCTAAAACGATCAGATACATAATCTTTGACCCCGTTGAACGTCCATTCGGCATCCAGATATTTGGTTCCGATCCTTTGATAATGGCAAAGGCGGCTGAGTTTTGCCTGGCTTGGAAACCGGATTTTATCGATATCAACATGGGGTGCCCGGTGAAAAAAGTAGTCCGCCGCGGCGCTGGTTCCGCTTTGATGAAGAATCTTACTCTTGCCGGAGAGATCGTAAAAGCATGCAAATCAGCCCTCTGCGGAGAGATTCCGCTCAGCGTCAAGTTTCGCAGCGGTTGGGATTTCAACAATCTCAACTTTCTCGAATTCGGTATGCTGATGCAGGATTCAGGAGCGGATTTTCTCTGCCTGCATCCACGCACCCAGACGCAGATGTTTTCCGGCAAAAGTGACTGGGATCATATCGCGTTGCTGAAAAAGAACCTGAGCATTCCCCTGATCGGAAATGGCGATATCATCTCCCCGAAAACTGCTCTGCAACTGTATTCACACACAAATTGCGATTCCGTGATGATCGGTCGGGGCGCTCTGGGAAAACCCTGGATCTTTGAGCAGATCAAAGAATTGATGAGAGGCGAAACCCCCTCACCGATAACCAAAGACAAGCTGAGGCAATGTATATTCGATCACATCAGTCTTGCTCTGCAGATCAAGCGGGAAAGCGTCGTGGTCAAGGAATTGCGTTCGCAGATTGGATTCTATACCAAGGGGATCATCGGCGGAGCTGAACTTCGCAAACGCATGAACAGCACCGACAGCATTGATGAAATCTACGAACTACTGGATTCAGCCCTGCTGATCTGA
- the miaA gene encoding tRNA (adenosine(37)-N6)-dimethylallyltransferase MiaA, translating into MIPLITIEGATASGKSALALKLALELGAQIISADSRQIYRYLDIGTAKPSKQELALIPHHLIDIIDPDQSYNAGFFCRDAGRIISDLHQQGIPAIACGGTGLYVRSLLWGLFEIPEIPLSIREALKQRLEMEGQERLYHELELIDASFADRISPSDTQRVLRGLEVFQGTGKTISTHWREQENMAKYRCFRILVDPPRPLLYERINARMDTMVANGLIGEISSLFEMGFDTLSPGLNSLGYKEYMPYFAGLEDLATCTLIAAQHCRNYAKRQATWYRKCKFDLTIGNDCISMSHITRLIRDFIQG; encoded by the coding sequence ATGATCCCACTGATCACTATCGAAGGAGCCACCGCGTCCGGCAAAAGCGCTCTGGCACTGAAGCTTGCCTTGGAATTGGGGGCTCAGATCATTTCCGCGGATTCGAGACAAATCTATCGCTATTTGGATATCGGCACGGCAAAACCTTCAAAGCAGGAACTCGCACTAATTCCTCACCACCTCATAGATATCATCGATCCCGATCAGAGCTATAATGCCGGTTTCTTTTGCAGAGATGCGGGCCGGATCATATCGGATTTGCATCAGCAAGGAATACCCGCGATCGCGTGTGGAGGGACGGGACTCTATGTCCGTTCGCTGCTATGGGGCTTATTTGAGATTCCTGAGATACCGTTATCAATCCGCGAAGCGCTCAAACAGCGCTTGGAAATGGAAGGACAGGAGAGGCTCTATCACGAATTGGAGCTAATCGACGCGAGTTTTGCAGACCGGATCAGCCCCAGCGACACGCAGCGCGTTTTACGAGGCTTGGAAGTGTTTCAGGGAACGGGCAAAACTATTAGCACTCATTGGCGTGAGCAGGAGAATATGGCAAAGTACCGGTGCTTTCGCATTCTCGTCGATCCACCCCGCCCCCTGCTCTATGAGCGCATCAACGCGCGCATGGACACTATGGTGGCAAATGGACTGATAGGGGAGATAAGCAGCCTGTTTGAAATGGGTTTCGATACTTTATCACCGGGATTGAACAGCCTTGGGTACAAGGAATATATGCCCTATTTCGCCGGTTTGGAAGATCTGGCAACCTGCACCCTGATAGCCGCTCAACACTGCCGTAATTATGCCAAACGCCAGGCGACTTGGTATCGAAAATGCAAGTTTGATTTGACAATCGGAAATGATTGCATTAGTATGTCCCATATAACGAGATTGATCCGGGATTTCATCCAGGGTTAG
- a CDS encoding YitT family protein — protein sequence MKKLTHGQRLRREAGHLLGILFGAVFFAIGYSWFLLPYNMAPGGVGGLSQIINAYTGIPNGVSMIMINIPLFVISFVFIGRSFGSKSLYGMLITALMTDLISYPVLFRMGFIADLSKYTHIVNGRTIYAMLGPEDMMLSAIAGSVLLGLGLGIIFRFRGSTGGTDIPVALIKQKAGLSIGTGYYMVETGIILLVAIFLKDPKIFIWGYINLFITTKITDLASEGLPYIKGVYIISREVDEIRDEIYAKLERGVTYFKGMGGYEMKDIKVLFCVLNRRQVPLLTDIVKDIDPDAFMILTDVYDVLGYGFKSRKINLSDG from the coding sequence ATGAAAAAGCTCACTCACGGACAAAGACTCAGGCGTGAAGCCGGACACCTGCTCGGAATCCTCTTTGGCGCGGTTTTCTTCGCCATCGGATATTCATGGTTTTTGCTGCCCTATAACATGGCACCCGGAGGCGTCGGAGGTTTGTCCCAGATCATCAATGCCTACACGGGCATCCCCAACGGCGTTTCCATGATCATGATCAACATCCCCCTCTTTGTCATCAGCTTTGTCTTCATCGGGAGGTCATTTGGCAGCAAATCTCTGTATGGGATGCTCATCACCGCCCTGATGACGGATCTGATCAGCTATCCCGTTCTTTTCCGGATGGGTTTCATCGCAGACTTGAGCAAATATACCCACATCGTGAATGGTAGAACCATCTACGCGATGCTCGGACCGGAAGACATGATGCTTTCCGCTATTGCCGGATCGGTCTTGTTAGGTCTTGGGTTGGGCATTATTTTCAGATTTCGCGGCTCCACCGGAGGAACGGATATTCCCGTCGCGCTGATCAAACAAAAAGCAGGACTGTCCATTGGCACGGGATACTATATGGTGGAAACCGGAATCATCCTCTTGGTCGCCATTTTCCTCAAAGATCCCAAAATCTTCATCTGGGGCTACATCAATCTTTTCATCACCACCAAGATCACCGATCTCGCCAGCGAAGGCCTCCCCTACATCAAAGGCGTCTATATCATCTCCAGAGAAGTCGATGAGATCAGAGACGAGATCTATGCCAAACTCGAACGCGGCGTCACCTATTTCAAAGGCATGGGCGGCTATGAAATGAAAGATATTAAAGTCCTATTCTGCGTCCTCAACCGCCGCCAGGTACCGCTGCTTACGGACATCGTCAAAGACATCGATCCCGATGCCTTTATGATCCTCACGGATGTCTATGACGTGCTGGGCTATGGATTTAAGAGCAGGAAGATCAATCTGAGCGATGGATGA
- a CDS encoding peptidylprolyl isomerase, with translation MFIFAKVFDITISEDEVKRESKRLIGASESEELTIKQALSRLIDECILFHEAIREGFEMNECEFDAALLESLEDMDNTSIDCPMNMRQAEELEQSLKRRIVVRKYMRALWEKRLNIGEAELNAFYEDQKEVFFAPETVRASHILIKKDSEDALARISELRASIKSSEDFLARCNQSECPSNIRCGDLGYFPRGKMIREIEEVAFSLELNQISDVFSSPFGYHIIMLTERVIPHQVPLDEIRESLRTRLAQLEREFFLIRHISELRSKHESAIDILVENYKEA, from the coding sequence ATGTTCATATTTGCAAAGGTATTTGATATCACCATAAGCGAGGATGAGGTCAAGCGCGAAAGCAAACGGCTCATCGGCGCGTCTGAGAGTGAGGAGCTCACTATCAAGCAAGCGCTTAGCCGTCTTATCGATGAATGCATTCTCTTCCACGAAGCCATCCGTGAAGGATTCGAGATGAACGAATGCGAATTTGACGCTGCTCTGCTTGAAAGCCTTGAGGATATGGACAATACATCAATAGATTGTCCCATGAACATGCGCCAGGCGGAGGAGCTCGAACAATCGCTCAAGCGGCGCATCGTAGTTCGTAAATATATGCGGGCTCTTTGGGAAAAGAGATTAAACATCGGCGAAGCGGAGCTGAACGCTTTCTACGAGGATCAAAAAGAAGTATTCTTTGCTCCTGAGACCGTTCGCGCCTCCCATATCCTGATCAAAAAAGACAGCGAAGACGCGCTTGCAAGGATCTCCGAATTGAGAGCTTCGATCAAGAGTTCCGAGGATTTTCTTGCCCGATGCAACCAATCCGAATGTCCCAGCAACATACGTTGTGGGGATTTGGGCTATTTCCCGCGGGGGAAGATGATCAGAGAGATCGAGGAAGTGGCATTCTCACTGGAATTGAATCAAATCAGCGATGTATTTTCTTCGCCATTTGGGTATCACATTATCATGCTCACGGAGAGGGTTATTCCTCATCAGGTGCCCCTTGACGAGATCCGTGAAAGTCTGAGAACACGGTTGGCTCAGCTCGAGCGCGAGTTTTTCCTCATTCGGCACATCAGCGAGCTGCGCTCAAAACACGAAAGCGCTATTGATATTCTGGTTGAAAACTATAAAGAGGCTTGA
- a CDS encoding nucleoside kinase yields MIIDLRLNGIKHSIIELEEPKSIHDVVRDTDILADSVLSYKIDHTQYVNDEYIPMQNTLVNCITYNHHEGSRIYQDSAIFILAKALYGMLGNQHALVIEHSIGDGAFCEVFGIHRFSETDCARIKQEMRVIVESDLPIERIEVKTAEALDIFSSMGRKDILKNLKYNYRETTTIYRCGKYYDSFIRPLADRAGMIQEFDVVYQAPGFILRFPTGKDCKIARPFNLPRKLFAMHQEHDKWLDILNVHNIIDVNKLNDNYDISQFILVEEALHEKKIAEIAADIVKREDAKLILIAGPSSSGKTTFAKRLSVQLQASKAKPLIIGMDDYFIDRDKTARKENGDFDFESIYALDLDFLNQQLKALLDGDEIELPHYDFSRGVRRRSNHYIQMGRDTIVVMEGIHGLNDQLTAAIPSERKAKIYVSALNQLNIDNHNRIPTTDCRLLRRIIRDHQYRGYSANDTILRWSDVREGEEKNIFPYQENADYMFNSSLTYELGILRKHVWKMLHNVPKTSSAFTESRRLINLLSHVVDIPDALVPYNSIIREFTNGSIFRY; encoded by the coding sequence ATGATTATCGATCTGAGATTAAACGGTATAAAACACAGCATTATAGAGCTCGAGGAGCCGAAATCCATACACGACGTCGTTCGGGATACGGACATCCTCGCGGACAGCGTTTTGTCCTACAAAATTGACCATACCCAATATGTCAATGATGAATATATCCCGATGCAGAATACGCTGGTAAATTGCATTACCTACAATCACCATGAAGGCAGCCGCATCTATCAGGATTCCGCTATTTTTATCCTCGCCAAAGCGCTGTATGGCATGCTTGGCAACCAGCACGCGCTGGTGATCGAGCACTCAATCGGGGACGGTGCTTTTTGCGAAGTCTTTGGTATTCATCGTTTTTCGGAAACTGATTGCGCGAGGATCAAACAGGAAATGCGCGTCATCGTGGAGAGCGATCTGCCCATCGAACGCATCGAAGTGAAAACTGCCGAAGCGCTGGATATTTTTTCCTCGATGGGACGCAAGGACATCCTTAAAAATCTGAAATACAACTATCGCGAGACCACCACTATCTATCGCTGCGGCAAGTATTACGATAGCTTCATCCGTCCGTTGGCAGATAGAGCGGGCATGATCCAGGAATTTGACGTGGTATATCAGGCGCCGGGTTTCATTTTGAGATTTCCCACCGGCAAAGATTGCAAGATCGCAAGACCCTTCAACCTGCCAAGAAAGCTCTTCGCCATGCATCAGGAACACGACAAATGGCTCGATATCCTCAACGTGCACAACATCATAGACGTCAACAAACTGAATGACAACTATGATATCTCCCAGTTTATCCTGGTCGAGGAAGCTCTGCACGAAAAGAAAATCGCGGAGATCGCAGCGGACATCGTCAAGCGCGAGGACGCGAAACTGATCCTGATCGCGGGACCTTCTTCCTCCGGCAAGACGACCTTTGCCAAGCGCCTCTCGGTGCAATTGCAGGCTTCCAAGGCAAAGCCTCTGATCATCGGCATGGACGACTATTTCATCGATCGAGACAAAACCGCACGCAAGGAAAACGGGGACTTTGACTTCGAATCCATCTATGCGCTGGATCTGGATTTTCTCAATCAACAACTCAAGGCACTGCTGGACGGAGATGAAATCGAACTGCCCCACTATGACTTTTCCAGAGGGGTGCGCAGACGCAGCAACCACTATATCCAAATGGGCAGGGACACCATTGTCGTTATGGAAGGCATCCACGGATTGAACGATCAATTGACCGCTGCGATCCCCTCCGAGCGCAAGGCAAAGATCTATGTGAGCGCTCTCAATCAGCTCAATATCGACAACCACAACCGCATACCGACCACCGATTGCCGCCTGCTCAGAAGAATCATCCGCGATCATCAATATCGCGGTTATAGCGCCAACGATACCATTCTGCGTTGGTCGGACGTTCGCGAAGGCGAGGAAAAGAACATCTTTCCCTATCAGGAAAACGCGGACTATATGTTTAACAGCAGCTTGACCTACGAGCTGGGAATATTGCGCAAACACGTCTGGAAGATGCTCCATAACGTGCCCAAGACATCATCCGCCTTCACGGAATCCCGTCGTTTGATCAACCTGCTCTCCCACGTCGTGGATATTCCGGACGCGCTGGTGCCCTACAATTCCATCATACGCGAGTTTACGAACGGAAGCATTTTCCGCTACTAA